A genome region from Purpureocillium takamizusanense chromosome 8, complete sequence includes the following:
- a CDS encoding uncharacterized protein (COG:H~EggNog:ENOG503NYYT), which produces MLVVEAEQSDVEKLLIEAKQKHPGDPPNIACYNGPRSFTLAGPTAAIDALVTQLQAHPIKTTRYKRLNVTNAFHSALVDPLLDRLEKTTHGIILKNPVIPVQRATEHEEAPLVAPRASFVADHMRNPVYFHHAIDRLARHYGASRCIFLEAGTNSTITAMASRALGSFRRTGQYLFQSIDLSNCDDGWNRLTNYVISLWEAGLHVQHWAHHALQKSFEGNIQPLLLPPYQFDPEARHWKALKTRPKNVPASLEEESKFPGVDQQSGGFLTFDGFQDGQAKTVARFRVNTTTEEYKNVLSGHLTIQTAPICPATVQIGLVLDAIRTIRSENQNLSEPQLEDIQYHSPLCGNSTRMTYIEIYYDTQGDNRWQFEVFSPENKTQGRLVHTIGNVVFKDQNGRSPTQQLAHFERLIGHHRALDLLQRSDVDEMLTNRTIYRVFTDIVDYGDEFRGLQKIAGSGNETAGYIIRQKQHRNNVVQFDAHLADTFCQLGGLWVNCLTDRSPGEVFLANAIEQWIRAPCSKQANEFHAFARHHRRSDRLSLTDVFVFDAVNGKLLEVILGIAYVRVPKLSMEKMLARLSDDAFLAETPSIRRASASLPYKPQSSNSITLDRGNASPATRDTTGILPTDVQSAVELKLAQLEQHPASDDVKLRVKAVIADLTGLKVIEIKDESELADLGIDSLTGMELIREIESTFQTKLPDREVLAVVDMPGLLRCVSLALGKDIERGATPGAGHSHLNSDGDGYSTGTSSDSAVATTSLTSPASEPDTDKEKPGHSQSSKLSLSSVLVMHAFAETKKLTDRCVEELAQENYVAEVLPLQTELTIAFVLEAFEELGAGFANARPGQRLPRISYDKRCSHFVKHLYDMLETETQIFNIDGDVITRTAVPLPPRHSKAVYQELITRFPDQLPANELTNHAGANLAQVLSGETDGVKLIFGSQQGSDLASAFYAEWPLNQVMYSQMEYFMTRLVANLEGITADQPLRILEMGAGTGGTTRRLVPLLARLQIPVKYTFTDLAPSFITTARKTWGRRFPWMAFQVYDIEKEPNDDLIGTQHLVVASNAIHATHSLVRSASNVRKMLLPDGFLLMLEMTRAPYWVDLIFGLFEGWWLFDDGRPHALARESRWEADLKAAGYGHVDWTGGETPESDIEKLIIAVASDTGR; this is translated from the coding sequence ATGCTGGTCGTTGAGGCCGAGCAGAGCGAtgtcgagaagctgctcaTCGAAGCCAAGCAGAAGCATCCAGGCGACCCCCCAAACATAGCTTGCTACAATGGGCCACGCAGCTTCACTCTCGCTGGTCCAACTGCAGCCATCGATGCTTTGGTCACACAGCTTCAAGCACATCCCATCAAAACTACGAGGTATAAAAGATTGAATGTCACCAACGCTTTCCACTCTGCCTTGGTCGACCCTCTCCTAGATCGCCTTGAGAAGACTACTCATGGAATCATCCTCAAGAACCCCGTGATCCCTGTTCAGCGAGCCACGGAACATGAAGAGGCGCCACTAGTAGCACCGCGGGCTAGTTTTGTTGCTGACCACATGCGCAACCCCGTGTACTTCCACCACGCCATCGATCGTCTTGCGCGACATTACGGTGCATCACGCTGCATTTTCCTCGAAGCAGGTACCAATTCGACTATTACAGCAATGGCGTCCCGAGCACTCGGCAGTTTTCGGCGTACTGGACAATACCTCTTTCAGAGCATCGACCTTTCTAATTGTGATGACGGTTGGAATAGGCTGACCAACTACGTCATCAGTCTTTGGGAGGCCGGCCTACATGTGCAACACTGGGCGCACCACGCGTTGCAGAAATCTTTCGAGGGGAACATCCAGCCCCTACTTCTCCCGCCGTACCAGTTTGACCCAGAGGCACGACACTGGAAGGCACTGAAGACACGGCCGAAGAATGTGCCAGCGTCTCTTGAGGAGGAGTCGAAGTTTCCCGGGGTGGATCAGCAATCTGGGGGTTTTCTGACTTTTGATGGATTCCAAGACGGTCAGGCCAAGACAGTGGCACGATTCCGTGTTAATACCACGACAGAAGAGTACAAGAACGTACTGTCAGGGCATCTAACCATTCAAACGGCACCAATCTGTCCCGCCACCGTGCAAATTGGCCTTGTACTTGACGCCATTAGAACGATTCGTTCGGAGAATCAAAATTTGTCTGAGCCGCAGCTTGAGGACATCCAGTATCACTCACCATTATGCGGGAACTCGACGCGTATGACTTATATCGAGATCTACTACGACACTCAAGGCGACAACAGGTGGCAGTTTGAGGTATTCAGTCCTGAGAATAAGACCCAGGGTCGACTGGTGCACACAATAGGCAACGTTGTATTCAAAGACCAGAATGGCCGGTCGCCTACACAACAGCTGGCCCATTTCGAACGTTTGATCGGACATCATCGCGCGTTGGATCTACTGCAACGTTCCGATGTCGATGAGATGCTTACCAATCGCACCATCTACCGCGTGTTTACCGACATCGTGGATTATGGTGACGAGTTCCGTGGACTGCAGAAGATAGCTGGGTCTGGTAATGAGACCGCGGGGTACATTATCCGCCAGAAGCAGCACCGCAACAACGTTGTCCAGTTTGATGCTCATCTTGCCGACACGTTCTGCCAGCTCGGCGGTTTATGGGTGAACTGCCTGACGGACCGGTCCCCTGGAGAGGTCTTCTTGGCAAATGCTATCGAGCAGTGGATTCGAGCACCATGCTCTAAGCAGGCAAATGAGTTCCACGCCTTTGCTAGGCACCATCGCCGGTCTGATCGACTGTCACTGACCGACGTCTTCGTCTTTGACGCCGTGAATGGAAAACTGTTGGAGGTCATTCTGGGGATTGCATATGTCAGGGTTCCGAAACTGTCCATGGAAAAAATGCTCGCGCGCCTCAGTGACGATGCGTTCCTTGCTGAGACACCATCAATTAGGCGCGCATCGGCCTCCCTTCCATACAAGCCTCAATCAAGCAATAGCATCACTCTGGACCGGGGCAATGCGTCCCCAGCTACACGCGACACCACGGGGATCCTGCCAACAGACGTCCAATCCGCTGTTGAATTGAAATTGGCACAGTTAGAACAACATCCTGCTTCAGACGATGTGAAGTTGAGAGTTAAGGCCGTGATTGCGGATCTAACAGGATTGAAAGTTATCGAAATTAAGGATGAGAGTGAACTGGCAGACCTTGGAATTGACTCTCTGACTGGTATGGAACTCATTCGCGAAATCGAGAGTACCTTTCAGACAAAACTTCCGGACAGAGAGGTCCTCGCTGTTGTCGATATGCCGGGCTTGCTTAGGTGTGTCTCTCTCGCACTGGGCAAAGATATCGAGAGGGGCGCAACGCCCGGCGCTGGTCATTCACATCTGAATAGCGATGGTGATGGATACAGCACCGGAACATCTTCAGACAGTGCCGTGGCGACAACTAGTCTGACGTCACCAGCGTCGGAACCAGATACAGACAAAGAGAAACCTGGACACTCGCAATCTAGCAAGCTCAGCCTATCATCAGTGCTGGTCATGCATGCTTTCGCAGAGACTAAGAAACTTACAGATCGGTGCGTTGAGGAGCTAGCACAAGAGAACTATGTAGCTGAAGTGCTACCACTGCAGACCGAGTTGACGATAGCGTTTGTGCTCGAAGCCTTCGAGGAGCTTGGAGCCGGATTTGCCAACGCCCGACCAGGCCAGCGCCTGCCTCGCATATCATACGACAAGCGCTGCTCACACTTCGTCAAACACCTTTACGACATGTTGGAGACAGAAACCCAGATTTTCAACATAGATGGGGACGTCATCACTCGCACTGCggtgccactgccaccgcGACACAGCAAGGCTGTCTACCAGGAACTCATCACACGCTTTCCCGACCAGCTGCCAGCCAACGAGTTGACCAACCATGCAGGTGCGAATCTCGCCCAGGTACTTTCTGGGGAGACGGATGGCGTGAAACTCATATTTGGTAGTCAACAAGGCAGCGACCTTGCCAGTGCCTTTTACGCCGAGTGGCCGCTGAATCAAGTCATGTATTCACAAATGGAGTACTTCATGACACGGCTGGTGGCGAACCTCGAAGGCATCACCGCAGACCAGCCACTGCGCATCCTGGAAATGGgggccggcaccggcggtaCAACGCGCCGCCTTGTACCGTTGCTTGCACGACTGCAGATACCCGTTAAGTACACGTTCACTGATCTGGCCCCATCCTTTATAACGACCGCGCGTAAGACTTGGGGCAGGCGGTTCCCATGGATGGCGTTCCAGGTTTACGACATCGAGAAGGAACCTAACGATGATTTGATTGGCACGCAGCACTTGGTCGTCGCGAGCAACGCTATTCACGCCACTCACTCTCTCGTGCGCAGCGCAAGCAATGTGCGAAAGATGCTCCTCCCAGACGGGTTCCTACTCATGCTAGAGATGACGCGCGCGCCTTACTGGGTTGATCTAATCTTCGGCTTGTTCGAGGGATGGTGGCTATTCGACGATGGGCGCCCACATGCCTTG
- a CDS encoding Salicylate 1-monooxygenase (TransMembrane:1 (o12-30i)~EggNog:ENOG503NY33~COG:C) has translation MPEDDRDWAKPHLAIVGGGIVGVILTLGLLRRKVSVRLYEQSTGFQEIGAGIAFSACARRCMELIDPLIIEALQSCGAVSVSDDTNDLRWVDGYNQPYADDPRYERPLAEISGSGFRGCRRDQFLEELAKQIPGGVIEFRKRCQTISQKQGGRVVIQFSDGSVADVDAVIGCDVANKSALNVVAFLSDPDPWPDRNTMVAEGTRNEVESGLRDWNPTVLGLVQLLPERLIKWGVFDLGEFPAPRYYNGRAETCFEEIRDRSYEIWHFNVDTFEQVRDKFGYLDILVNNAGADLDLAVASGRITKRECWNETWDVNVTGTHLFTEAFAPLLLVPKARGSRVLFITSALSSISEFANGTSPRYVLSPPGWPKPSTLYLAYRASKSGMNILAVEWARLLRNDGVKVFNVSPGFLNTGLGDDRATGKWRDKSSWGALDPAIGAAFCVDVIDGLRDDQVWPIRVLRRDVVQQW, from the exons ATGCCGGAAGACGATCGTGATTGGGCGAAGCCACATCTCGCCATTGTCGGCGGAGGAATTGTGGGAGTGATTCTCACCTTGGGGCTTCTGCGGCGGAAAGTGTCGGTGCGCTTGTATGAACAGTCGACTGGTTTCCAGGAGATTGGTGCAGGCATCGCCTTTtcggcgtgcgcgcgccgctgca TGGAACTGATAGATCCCTTGATAATTGAGGCACTGCAAAGTTGTGGCGCCGTGTCCGTGTCTGATGACACAAATGACCTGCGCTGGGTTGACGGCTATAACCAACCCTATGCTGATGACCCCCGTTACGAGAGGCCGCTGGCTGAGATCAGCGGTAGTGGTTTCAGGGGCTGTCGGCGAGACCAGTTCCTCGAAGAGCTAGCTAAGCAGATTCCTGGTGGGGTGATTGAATTTCGCAAACGATGTCAGACCATAAGCCAGAAGCAAGGCGGACGAGTAGTGATCCAATTTTCGGACGGGTCTGTGGCCGACGTTGACGCTG TGATCGGCTGCGACG TGGCCAACAAGTCAGCGCTGAACGTGGTCGCCTTTCTCTCGGACCCTGACCCGTGGCCTGATCGAAATACTATGGTGGCTGAGGGTACCCGCAACGAAGTGGAAAGCGGGCTACGAGACTGGAACCCAACCGTGCTAGGTTTAGTCCAACTTCTCCCGGAGAGACTGATTAAATGGGGTGtcttcgacctcggcgaGTTCCCCGCGCCGCGGTATTACAATGGTCGA GCCGAGACGTGCTTCGAAGAAATCCGGGACCGTTCCTACGAGATCTGGCATTTTAACGTTGACA CTTTCGAGCAAGTCCGAGATAAATTCGGCTATCTCGATATCCTCGTGAATAACGCAG GTGCTGACCTGGACCTGGCCGTCGCGTCGGGGCGGATCACCAAGCGCGAGTGTTGGAACGAGACCTGGGATGTTAATGTAACAGGCACGCATCTCTTCACGGAGGCTTTCGCGCCGCTTTTACTGGTCCCCAAGGCGCGCGGCTCGCGTGTCCTCTTCATCACTAGCGCGTTGTCTTCCATATCCGAATTTGCGAACGGAACAAGTCCCCGCTACGTGCTCTCGCCCCCAGGATGGCCCAAGCCGAGCACTCTATACCTGGCTTATCGCGCGAGCAAGAGTGGAATGAACATTCTGGCGGTGGAATGGGCGCGTCTCCTACGCAATGATGGCGTCAAGGTCTTCAACGTGTCGCCGGGATTTCTCAACACGGGATTGGGGGACGATCGCGCTACAGGGAAATGGAGGGATAAAAGCTCTTGGGGTGCCCTTGATCCCGCGATTGGAGCTGCCTTCTGCGTTGATGTCATCGACGGCTTGCGGGATGATCAGGTGTGGCCCATTCGAGTATTGAGAAGAGATGTCGTGCAGCAGTGGTAG
- a CDS encoding uncharacterized protein (COG:C~EggNog:ENOG503P2MN), with protein sequence MSQAPAIIWTHIRSRYGQLLEVEHLSVMQESHGNGRLVKKRLKNVRRAIPFFWKATCQDVENDFHQP encoded by the exons ATGTCCCAGGCTCCTGCAATAATATGGACACACATCCGAAGTCGGTATGGTCAGCTACTGGAGGTAGAACACCT GAGCGTAATGCAAGAGTCTCATGGGAATGGACGGCTTGTCAAGAAGCGACTCAAAAACGTCCGGCGGGCAATTCCATTCTTCTGGAAGGCCACGTGCCAAGATGTCGAGAATGACTTTCACCAGCCCTAG
- the ASL3 gene encoding 2-oxoglutarate-dependent dioxygenase asL3 (COG:Q~EggNog:ENOG503NZ6H) encodes MGDMMEKYTAGYYRSARHRVLTNRDKHRHSIAFFLNGNMKLSAKALDGSGAETVVGDHIRQRLIETMGDTGKLLKREETSA; translated from the coding sequence ATGGGAGACATGATGGAAAAGTACACGGCCGGCTATTACCGTAGCGCCCGTCATCGCGTCCTCACCAACAGGGACAAGCACCGGCACAGCATTGCTTTCTTTCTCAACGGGAATATGAAGCTGAGTGCCAAGGCGCTGGATGGTTCTGGCGCTGAGACGGTGGTGGGTGACCATATCCGGCAGCGCCTCATAGAGACCATGGGCGATACGGGCAAGCTGTTGAAGCGGGAGGAGACCTCCGCATAG
- a CDS encoding uncharacterized protein (EggNog:ENOG503NZ3R~TransMembrane:1 (o534-551i)~COG:L), which yields MPSTTCAPVLGGQASEPGHSSRPDDKQRKVRKGTRSCWGCKRRKIRCSFSTPSDSVCVPCRRRRTNCVSQEHPEEMAGPSLPAVGRDHRMDDRIVRVEAIIEKLVKQVGNGAHTASSYPGSSDGADVAPSLAANSNAPEPDMPLDSFRLDEEPSRASSTVPTPETRRAPGPTTPSRCLSPCGNISAILHAALPPIEDVRLIIKAGIDVSFHKLITHPLTVLAQEPGGWKGNLAAIPDAKTHPVLLAKYLLIMATCLQFAHPDLHGEEISLLSEPPPQMMRRLADTATDLVTNNDNLVDCVEGLECVMLQSLFEANGGRLRRAWFACRRAMLIAQSMGLHRSRIQQPLKVIDPNQPVYPCYFWYRIVCTDRQLSLMLGLPQGSQDVSMGSEAALASDNILGRFERKQCVIASRILDRNESADAHVVDDFATLREIDADLQKAANEMPDKWWLVPNLASVARDPEKMFWETIRLLEQMLYFNLLNLLHLPYMLRSNTPDTTKYEYSKLTSVNASRELLARFVMFRSFNRVAFCCRSVDFFALIAAMTLVIALLDGHDKQRQRRGGSDISGIGMLPHQRNSDRAMMEQVLDNMQEVARASSDALSKRSSILLKSLLDLEKAAVEGKSHEHNARANGSAATTATADAYTESAVDNGPSIRICIPYFGTVRIGRDRVVAIEAQQRATGPPAMEQSPVLTSTVTASSAERAPEGGYQPEQANEWFGADVLNSGPGSSNAGRLDESLTSPHMRQLTQIPITAGPLLAEQVHQQLFTSSVNDVLQRQDPCPSQIAGMDDWAFHDVDTAFFERLFRGPGGGEVGYDGIWADWGGV from the exons atgccgagtACAACGTGTGCCCCAGtcctgggcgggcaggcatcAGAACCTGGACACAGTTCCCGCCCCGATGACAAGCAGCGCAAAGTCCGCAAGGGCACCCGGAGCTGCTGGGGATGCAAGCGGCGAAAGATCCGGTGCTCGTTTTCGACACCGTCCGACTCCGTCTGTGtcccgtgccggcggcgtcgtacCAACTGCGTGAGCCAGGAGCACCCCGAGGAAATGGCGGGGCCGTCATTGCCTGCTGTAGGCCGCGACCACCGAATGGACGATCGGATTGTTCGAgtcgaggccatcatcgagAAACTGGTCAAGCAAGTGGGCAACGGTGCCCATACTGCCTCTTCGTACCCCGGGTCAAGCGACGGAGCAGACGTGGCCCCCTCCTTAGCTGCGAATAGTAACGCGCCAGAG CCAGATATGCCATTGGATAGCTTTCGTCTCGACGAGGAACCGTCGCGCGCAtcctcgacggtgccgacACCGGAGACACGAAGAGCCCCGGGACCGACTACTCCTTCCCGCTGCCTCTCTCCTTGCGGCAACATCTCGGCCATACTGCACGCAGCCTTGCCACCCATCGAGGACGTTCGCTTGATCATCAAGGCAGGCATTGACGTGTCGTTCCACAAGCTCATCACCCATCCGCTCACCGTGCTCGCTCAAGAGCCGGGAGGGTGGAAGGGCAACCTAGCGGCGATACCTGACGCAAAGACGCATCCGGTTCTGCTCGCCAAGTATCTACTCATCATGGCCACATGTCTGCAGTTTGCGCACCCAGACCTCCATGGCGAGGAGATCAGTCTCCTGTCCGAACCGCCGCCTCAAATGATGCGCCGACTCGCTGACACGGCAACTGACCTTGTGACCAACAATGACAATCTTGTAGACTGTGTCGAGGGACTCGAGTGCGTCATGCTCCAGTCTCTCTTTGAGGCGAATGGTGGCCGTCTTCGGCGCGCTTGGTTCGCCTGCAGGCGCGCCATGTTGATTGCGCAGAGTATGGGCCTCCACCGCAGTCGCATACAACAGCCACTCAAAGTCATCGACCCTAACCAGCCTGTATATCCATGCTACTTCTGGTACCGCATCGTCTGCACGGATCGACAGCTGTCCTTGATGCTGGGTCTGCCGCAGGGTTCTCAAGATGTCTCCATGGGATCGGAAGCAGCCCTCGCGAGCGACAACATCCTAGGCAGATTCGAGCGCAAGCAATGCGTCATCGCATCGCGAATTCTCGATCGCAACGAGTCGGCAGACGCACATGTGGTGGATGACTTCGCGACGCTGCGAGAGATTGATGCCGACCTCCAAAAGGCTGCCAACGAGATGCCTGACAAGTGGTGGCTGGTTCCCAATCTCGCTAGTGTGGCTCGCGACCCGGAAAAGATGTTCTGGGAAACGATTCGCTTGCTTGAGCAGATGCTCTACTTTAACTTACTCAACCTCCTGCACCTACCGTATATGCTTCGGTCAAACACGCCCGACACCACCAAGTATGAATACAGCAAGCTGACGAGTGTCAATGCATCACGGGAGCTCCTAGCGCGGTTTGTCATGTTTCGTTCCTTCAACCGCGTAGCCTTTTGCTGCCGATCCGTCGATTTTTTCGCCCTTATAGCCGCCATGACGCTAGTGATTGCCCTTCTCGACGGACACGAtaagcagcggcagcggcgagggggaTCCGATATTTCGGGAATCGGTATGCTCCCACATCAAAGAAATAGCGACCGAGCCATGATGGAGCAGGTTCTCGACAACATGCAAGAGGTTGCCAGGGCGAGCTCGGATGCTTTGAGTAAGCGTAGCTCGATCCTGCTCAAAAGTCTGCTCGATCTCGAGAAAGCCGCAGTTGAGGGAAAGTCGCACGAGCACAACGCGCGAGCGAACGGCAgtgccgcgacgacggctacgGCAGATGCCTACACCGAGTCGGCCGTTGATAACGGGCCATCTATCCGCATCTGTATTCCCTACTTTGGCACCGTCAGAATTGGCCGCGATCGTGTGGTAGCCATCGAAGCTCAACAGCGCGCTACAGGCCCCCCGGCCATGGAGCAATCGCCTGTGCTGACTAGCACTGTCACTGCCTCATCGGCAGAACGAGCGCCTGAAGGCGGGTATCAGCCTGAGCAGGCCAACGAATGGTTTGGTGCTGACGTCTTGAACTCCGGACCGGGCTCGTCCAACGCTGGCAGGCTGGATGAATCGCTGACGTCTCCGCACATGCGACAGCTCACCCAGATACCTATCACGGCAGGGCCACTACTGGCGGAGCAAGTGCACCAGCAACTATTTACGAGTTCCGTCAACGACGTTTTGCAGCGGCAGGACCCGTGCCCTAGCCAGATCGCAGGAATGGACGATTGGGCGTTTCATGACGTTGACACGGCCTTTTTTGAAAGACTATTCAGAGGTCCCGGTGGGGGAGAGGTTGGTTATGACGGCATTTGGGCGGATTGGGGAGGCGTCTAG
- a CDS encoding uncharacterized protein (EggNog:ENOG503NZ3R~TransMembrane:1 (o393-410i)~COG:L), which yields MPLDSFRLDEEPSRASSTVPTPETRRAPGPTTPSRCLSPCGNISAILHAALPPIEDVRLIIKAGIDVSFHKLITHPLTVLAQEPGGWKGNLAAIPDAKTHPVLLAKYLLIMATCLQFAHPDLHGEEISLLSEPPPQMMRRLADTATDLVTNNDNLVDCVEGLECVMLQSLFEANGGRLRRAWFACRRAMLIAQSMGLHRSRIQQPLKVIDPNQPVYPCYFWYRIVCTDRQLSLMLGLPQGSQDVSMGSEAALASDNILGRFERKQCVIASRILDRNESADAHVVDDFATLREIDADLQKAANEMPDKWWLVPNLASVARDPEKMFWETIRLLEQMLYFNLLNLLHLPYMLRSNTPDTTKYEYSKLTSVNASRELLARFVMFRSFNRVAFCCRSVDFFALIAAMTLVIALLDGHDKQRQRRGGSDISGIGMLPHQRNSDRAMMEQVLDNMQEVARASSDALSKRSSILLKSLLDLEKAAVEGKSHEHNARANGSAATTATADAYTESAVDNGPSIRICIPYFGTVRIGRDRVVAIEAQQRATGPPAMEQSPVLTSTVTASSAERAPEGGYQPEQANEWFGADVLNSGPGSSNAGRLDESLTSPHMRQLTQIPITAGPLLAEQVHQQLFTSSVNDVLQRQDPCPSQIAGMDDWAFHDVDTAFFERLFRGPGGGEVGYDGIWADWGGV from the coding sequence ATGCCATTGGATAGCTTTCGTCTCGACGAGGAACCGTCGCGCGCAtcctcgacggtgccgacACCGGAGACACGAAGAGCCCCGGGACCGACTACTCCTTCCCGCTGCCTCTCTCCTTGCGGCAACATCTCGGCCATACTGCACGCAGCCTTGCCACCCATCGAGGACGTTCGCTTGATCATCAAGGCAGGCATTGACGTGTCGTTCCACAAGCTCATCACCCATCCGCTCACCGTGCTCGCTCAAGAGCCGGGAGGGTGGAAGGGCAACCTAGCGGCGATACCTGACGCAAAGACGCATCCGGTTCTGCTCGCCAAGTATCTACTCATCATGGCCACATGTCTGCAGTTTGCGCACCCAGACCTCCATGGCGAGGAGATCAGTCTCCTGTCCGAACCGCCGCCTCAAATGATGCGCCGACTCGCTGACACGGCAACTGACCTTGTGACCAACAATGACAATCTTGTAGACTGTGTCGAGGGACTCGAGTGCGTCATGCTCCAGTCTCTCTTTGAGGCGAATGGTGGCCGTCTTCGGCGCGCTTGGTTCGCCTGCAGGCGCGCCATGTTGATTGCGCAGAGTATGGGCCTCCACCGCAGTCGCATACAACAGCCACTCAAAGTCATCGACCCTAACCAGCCTGTATATCCATGCTACTTCTGGTACCGCATCGTCTGCACGGATCGACAGCTGTCCTTGATGCTGGGTCTGCCGCAGGGTTCTCAAGATGTCTCCATGGGATCGGAAGCAGCCCTCGCGAGCGACAACATCCTAGGCAGATTCGAGCGCAAGCAATGCGTCATCGCATCGCGAATTCTCGATCGCAACGAGTCGGCAGACGCACATGTGGTGGATGACTTCGCGACGCTGCGAGAGATTGATGCCGACCTCCAAAAGGCTGCCAACGAGATGCCTGACAAGTGGTGGCTGGTTCCCAATCTCGCTAGTGTGGCTCGCGACCCGGAAAAGATGTTCTGGGAAACGATTCGCTTGCTTGAGCAGATGCTCTACTTTAACTTACTCAACCTCCTGCACCTACCGTATATGCTTCGGTCAAACACGCCCGACACCACCAAGTATGAATACAGCAAGCTGACGAGTGTCAATGCATCACGGGAGCTCCTAGCGCGGTTTGTCATGTTTCGTTCCTTCAACCGCGTAGCCTTTTGCTGCCGATCCGTCGATTTTTTCGCCCTTATAGCCGCCATGACGCTAGTGATTGCCCTTCTCGACGGACACGAtaagcagcggcagcggcgagggggaTCCGATATTTCGGGAATCGGTATGCTCCCACATCAAAGAAATAGCGACCGAGCCATGATGGAGCAGGTTCTCGACAACATGCAAGAGGTTGCCAGGGCGAGCTCGGATGCTTTGAGTAAGCGTAGCTCGATCCTGCTCAAAAGTCTGCTCGATCTCGAGAAAGCCGCAGTTGAGGGAAAGTCGCACGAGCACAACGCGCGAGCGAACGGCAgtgccgcgacgacggctacgGCAGATGCCTACACCGAGTCGGCCGTTGATAACGGGCCATCTATCCGCATCTGTATTCCCTACTTTGGCACCGTCAGAATTGGCCGCGATCGTGTGGTAGCCATCGAAGCTCAACAGCGCGCTACAGGCCCCCCGGCCATGGAGCAATCGCCTGTGCTGACTAGCACTGTCACTGCCTCATCGGCAGAACGAGCGCCTGAAGGCGGGTATCAGCCTGAGCAGGCCAACGAATGGTTTGGTGCTGACGTCTTGAACTCCGGACCGGGCTCGTCCAACGCTGGCAGGCTGGATGAATCGCTGACGTCTCCGCACATGCGACAGCTCACCCAGATACCTATCACGGCAGGGCCACTACTGGCGGAGCAAGTGCACCAGCAACTATTTACGAGTTCCGTCAACGACGTTTTGCAGCGGCAGGACCCGTGCCCTAGCCAGATCGCAGGAATGGACGATTGGGCGTTTCATGACGTTGACACGGCCTTTTTTGAAAGACTATTCAGAGGTCCCGGTGGGGGAGAGGTTGGTTATGACGGCATTTGGGCGGATTGGGGAGGCGTCTAG
- a CDS encoding uncharacterized protein (EggNog:ENOG503NWCS~TransMembrane:1 (o12-35i)~COG:Q), with product MANVWLGNGVTIALWRTASADTSFLAGLFGSMLLYRAFFHRLRRFPGPFAARLSNFYHFAITARTNMQHHLFIRKLHGQYGDFVRTGPRELSIRRASAINLIYGPSSTCGKATWYDQNSDNPDHVSVENIRDLGKHRTRRKAWDNGLGFRGTFLLKYTIAFPMTDVADGGTAASPRRL from the exons atggccaacgtTTGGCTCGGCAATGGTGTCACAATCGCACTCTGGCGTACCGCGTCGGCCGACACGTCCTTCCTCGCCGGTCTGTTTGGTAGCATGCTGTTATACAGGGCGTTCTTCCATCGACTTAGGCGGTTCCCTGGGCCGTTTGCCGCGCGTTTGTCCAACTTTTACCA CTTTGCCATCACAGCACGCACCAACATGCAGCATCATCTTTTCATACGGAAGCTGCATGGGCAATATGGCGATTTTGTGCGAACTGGACCACGCGAGCTGTCGATACGTCGTGCCTCAGCCATAAATCTGATATATGGCCCTTCTTCTACCTGCGGTAAGGCTACGTGGTACGATCAAAACTCCGACAACCCCGACCATGTCTCCGTCGAAAATATTCGCGACCTGGGGAAACACAGAACCAGGCGAAAGGCTTGGGACAATGGGCTTGGCTTTAGAGGCACGTTCCTACTCAAGTACACAATTGCCTTTCCCATGACTGATGTCGCTGACGGAGGCACTGCTGCAAGCCCTCGCCGCTTATGA